A single Curtobacterium sp. MCJR17_020 DNA region contains:
- the lgt gene encoding prolipoprotein diacylglyceryl transferase, with the protein MPLLSIPSPSTAWQYFDLTAWLRDAFGWSLPLDFRIHAYAICILLGIVAAVLLANRRLNARGVERWIIIDIAIWAVPAGIIGGRLFHVFTHVSDYFGPGIDPLSFLYIWEGGLAIFGALILGSVGAWIGCRQVGLRFTSFIDAVVPGVLLAQAFGRLGNYFNHELFGMPTSLPWGLQIESTNAAFPKGLPEGTLFHPTFLYEIIWNVLGVVVILLLDRKFTLQWGKVLALYLIWYGVGRSFLESIRVDTSETFAGIRTNVWMSFAAILLGIVIFIVQTRRHTGKEPSPYLPGREPRPKSDVDSDDTFSEHEDDDERLVAQGSGAVTTPTDRA; encoded by the coding sequence ATGCCCCTCCTGAGCATCCCGAGCCCGAGCACCGCCTGGCAGTACTTCGACCTGACCGCCTGGCTGCGCGACGCGTTCGGTTGGTCGCTGCCGCTCGACTTCCGCATCCACGCGTACGCGATCTGCATCCTGCTCGGGATCGTCGCCGCGGTCCTGCTCGCGAACCGCCGCCTCAACGCGCGCGGCGTCGAGCGCTGGATCATCATCGACATCGCGATCTGGGCGGTGCCCGCCGGCATCATCGGCGGCCGGCTCTTCCACGTGTTCACGCACGTGTCCGACTACTTCGGCCCCGGCATCGACCCGCTGTCCTTCCTGTACATCTGGGAGGGCGGGCTCGCCATCTTCGGCGCCCTGATCCTCGGGTCCGTCGGTGCCTGGATCGGCTGCCGCCAGGTCGGCCTGCGGTTCACGTCGTTCATCGACGCGGTGGTGCCCGGCGTGCTGCTCGCGCAGGCGTTCGGCCGGCTCGGCAACTACTTCAACCACGAGCTCTTCGGCATGCCGACCAGCCTGCCGTGGGGCCTGCAGATCGAGTCGACGAACGCCGCGTTCCCGAAGGGCCTGCCCGAGGGCACGCTGTTCCACCCGACGTTCCTCTACGAGATCATCTGGAACGTCCTGGGCGTCGTCGTCATCCTGCTGCTCGACCGCAAGTTCACGCTCCAGTGGGGCAAGGTCCTCGCCCTGTACCTGATCTGGTACGGCGTCGGCCGGTCCTTCCTCGAGTCGATCCGCGTCGACACCAGTGAGACGTTCGCAGGCATCCGCACGAACGTCTGGATGTCGTTCGCGGCCATCCTGCTCGGGATCGTCATCTTCATCGTGCAGACCCGTCGGCACACCGGCAAGGAGCCGAGCCCGTACCTGCCCGGTCGCGAGCCACGTCCGAAGTCCGATGTAGACTCCGACGACACCTTCTCGGAGCACGAGGACGACGACGAACGCCTCGTCGCCCAGGGCTCCGGAGCGGTCACGACTCCCACTGACCGCGCCTAG